The following coding sequences are from one Formosa haliotis window:
- a CDS encoding anti-sigma factor, which produces MDINTYINSGILELYVAGALSDEENKAVYAMMQKHPEVLNEVLHIEAAILKLTAATAPKDSTLDFNTIAEKIRQPNTSSKVVSIQKSNSRTLWFTYTGWAAAILLAGGLFWAIEQNTELQSKMNVVETDKQFLEQQIDIANKDLKEVKKLNTILRDKNILAIPLGGQTVSPESYAKVYWDKHDNTIYLDVQGLPEPPQGKVYQVWSLTLNPLTPTSLGTLDDFASDDNKIFTIENTNASEAFGITLEPAGGSDSPTLEQLYTLGTVESVS; this is translated from the coding sequence ATGGATATTAACACCTACATAAATTCCGGAATCTTAGAACTCTATGTTGCTGGCGCACTTTCTGATGAAGAAAATAAGGCAGTATATGCCATGATGCAAAAACATCCTGAAGTTTTAAATGAAGTGCTACACATTGAAGCGGCCATTTTAAAGTTAACTGCGGCCACTGCTCCAAAAGACAGTACATTAGATTTTAATACGATAGCTGAAAAAATTCGTCAACCAAACACGTCATCTAAAGTTGTTTCCATTCAGAAATCTAATAGCAGAACACTTTGGTTTACTTACACGGGTTGGGCAGCGGCCATTTTATTAGCTGGAGGATTATTTTGGGCTATAGAGCAGAACACAGAATTACAATCTAAAATGAATGTTGTGGAAACCGACAAACAATTTTTAGAACAACAAATTGATATTGCTAATAAAGATTTAAAAGAAGTAAAAAAATTAAATACTATTCTTAGAGATAAAAATATTTTAGCCATTCCGTTAGGAGGGCAAACCGTTTCGCCAGAATCTTACGCAAAAGTCTATTGGGATAAACATGACAATACCATTTATTTAGACGTTCAAGGTTTACCAGAACCACCGCAAGGTAAAGTATACCAAGTTTGGTCTTTAACTTTAAATCCGTTAACACCAACAAGTTTAGGAACTTTAGATGATTTCGCATCAGATGATAATAAGATTTTTACTATTGAAAACACAAATGCTTCTGAAGCCTTTGGTATTACATTAGAACCAGCTGGAGGAAGCGACTCTCCTACTCTAGAACAACTTTACACTTTAGGAACTGTAGAATCTGTATCGTAA
- a CDS encoding RNA polymerase sigma factor → MQLETLIEQFKQKDEKAFASLYEMYAQNIQGVIYNIVRDQDTAEEIMQDVFIKAWHKADSYSAEKGRFFTWLLNIARNAAIDKTRSKAYKNKKQNLNAQFFVDILQHSDNLNDKTDAIGIGKFVSKLAKKCIEVIELLYFKGYTQKEASETLDMPIGTIKTRNRNCINELRAMVLN, encoded by the coding sequence ATGCAGTTAGAAACGCTTATTGAACAATTTAAACAAAAGGACGAAAAAGCTTTTGCGTCTTTATATGAGATGTATGCCCAAAACATTCAAGGTGTTATTTACAATATTGTTCGCGATCAAGACACGGCCGAAGAAATTATGCAGGATGTTTTTATTAAAGCTTGGCACAAAGCAGATTCGTATTCTGCAGAAAAAGGACGTTTCTTTACGTGGCTTTTAAATATTGCTCGAAATGCCGCCATAGATAAAACTAGATCTAAAGCTTATAAAAATAAAAAGCAAAACCTAAATGCTCAATTTTTCGTAGATATCCTACAGCACAGCGATAACTTAAACGATAAAACCGATGCTATTGGCATTGGAAAATTTGTAAGCAAATTGGCTAAAAAATGTATAGAAGTTATAGAATTGCTTTACTTTAAGGGCTATACTCAAAAAGAAGCTTCAGAAACTTTAGACATGCCTATTGGCACTATAAAAACGAGAAATAGAAATTGTATTAACGAATTACGCGCAATGGTTTTAAACTAA
- a CDS encoding tetratricopeptide repeat protein: MKTIQYIHLLVLALICFSCNHTKTTQKIAQSSDYNTYVEVEDTKALASVQADYAFWRDKLIAHPNQFPYLSKKAASLSSIFKITGNIDYLVEAERDLVEANQRTNYKNSAYLRALARTYISQHRFKEALELLEKAEKEGEHLKGTQHMLFDVHLELGNATEAKKYLLAVQDFTDFDYVIRLAKWQDHQGDLKSAITYMEKALQMAESSNNIALKQWVYTNIADFYGHDGQVEKSYRYYLKTLAIEPSDAYAKKGIAWIVYSHDKNPTEALRILNKISQSHKTPDYELLKAEIAEYMGDNVSKSNYLNAYLKAVKNDKYGDMYNAYNTLVYTDDLEIFDAALKLAEQEVENRPTPNAYDLLAWSYFKNGQTKKALYIIENHVKDKSFEPTILYHMAQIYKENGNVKEAKNLKKNYLPLLMSWVH, translated from the coding sequence ATGAAAACAATTCAATACATACATTTATTGGTATTAGCACTAATTTGTTTTAGCTGTAATCATACCAAAACGACTCAAAAAATAGCTCAATCGAGCGACTATAACACCTATGTAGAAGTAGAAGATACTAAGGCGCTGGCAAGTGTGCAAGCTGATTATGCGTTTTGGAGGGATAAGTTAATTGCGCATCCAAATCAGTTTCCATATTTATCGAAGAAGGCAGCGTCTTTATCTTCTATATTTAAAATTACAGGAAATATAGATTATTTAGTAGAAGCCGAGCGTGATTTAGTTGAAGCGAATCAGCGCACGAACTATAAAAACTCGGCGTATTTAAGAGCCTTGGCGAGAACCTATATTTCGCAACATCGTTTTAAAGAAGCTTTAGAACTTTTAGAAAAGGCTGAAAAGGAAGGTGAACATTTAAAAGGAACACAACATATGCTTTTTGATGTACATTTAGAATTAGGAAATGCTACGGAGGCCAAAAAATATTTGCTAGCTGTTCAGGATTTTACTGATTTCGATTATGTAATTCGATTGGCAAAATGGCAAGATCACCAAGGCGATTTAAAATCGGCAATAACATATATGGAAAAGGCTTTGCAAATGGCCGAATCATCTAATAATATAGCGTTAAAACAATGGGTATATACTAATATAGCCGATTTTTATGGTCACGATGGGCAGGTTGAAAAATCTTATCGGTATTATTTAAAAACCTTAGCTATAGAACCGTCTGATGCTTATGCGAAAAAAGGCATTGCATGGATAGTCTATTCTCACGATAAGAATCCTACAGAAGCTTTACGTATTTTAAACAAGATATCACAGTCTCATAAAACTCCAGATTACGAGTTATTAAAGGCCGAAATTGCAGAGTACATGGGAGATAATGTTTCTAAATCCAATTATCTGAATGCGTATTTAAAAGCTGTAAAAAATGATAAATACGGAGATATGTACAACGCATATAATACATTAGTATATACTGACGATTTAGAAATTTTTGATGCTGCCTTGAAATTAGCAGAACAAGAGGTTGAAAATAGACCAACCCCAAATGCTTACGATTTGTTGGCTTGGAGTTATTTTAAAAATGGCCAGACTAAAAAAGCACTATATATCATTGAAAATCATGTAAAAGATAAAAGTTTCGAACCTACTATTTTATACCATATGGCTCAAATTTATAAAGAAAATGGTAATGTAAAAGAGGCTAAAAATTTAAAAAAGAATTACTTACCGCTACTTATGAGTTGGGTCCATTAG